Proteins co-encoded in one Paracoccus aestuarii genomic window:
- a CDS encoding sensor histidine kinase, which yields MSAPDGRAVSLRTRLFVLIVVPQLVLAVLASVVLHWMARDMSRNLYDDTLKVVAHAVAREVMVTKGDLIAESLLTSLEGAIGDPLFYQVHAAGGRFVVGRTDAPPMPAGLEYPEAVPVFYSATFNGQPVRAVVLREYIVDPDLDGWTTVRVWQTVSRREALTLQMLGQAAAVLSLMVALSAALVWFGINRGLSPLTDLRDAVALRNSRELRPIRRPVPREVVPLVATINGLFQRLSDELDRRRAFISNAAHQLRNPVAAIQAQADSALNAHAPQDRQQRLTDLQELARRLSRLTQQLLRLDAASDGPGDARAGQGVVDLSHLVADVARRHVPAALRRDLELSLEGADAPLPVRANPVLLEEAVDNLIDNALKYGTPEGSALRLELGRDGGMATLRVRDQGCGIPPDLHQAVFDRFFRISTADDGGSGLGLPIVRTIARRAGGDARVEPSDRGCVILLTLPLAEAGAETGRKN from the coding sequence ATGAGCGCCCCGGACGGCCGCGCGGTCAGCCTGCGCACGCGGCTCTTCGTGCTGATCGTGGTGCCGCAGCTGGTGCTGGCGGTGCTGGCCAGCGTGGTGCTGCACTGGATGGCGCGGGACATGTCGCGCAACCTCTATGACGACACGCTGAAGGTCGTGGCCCATGCCGTCGCGCGCGAGGTCATGGTGACCAAGGGCGATCTGATCGCGGAATCGCTGCTGACCTCGCTGGAGGGGGCGATCGGCGATCCGCTGTTCTATCAGGTCCATGCCGCGGGGGGGCGGTTCGTGGTCGGGCGCACCGACGCCCCGCCCATGCCCGCCGGTCTGGAATATCCGGAGGCGGTGCCGGTCTTCTACAGCGCGACCTTCAACGGCCAGCCGGTCCGGGCGGTGGTGCTGCGCGAATATATCGTGGACCCGGATCTGGACGGCTGGACCACGGTGCGCGTCTGGCAGACCGTCAGCCGGCGCGAGGCGCTGACCCTGCAGATGCTGGGCCAGGCGGCGGCGGTCCTGTCGCTGATGGTCGCGCTGAGCGCGGCGCTGGTCTGGTTCGGGATCAATCGCGGCCTGTCGCCCCTGACCGATCTGCGCGACGCGGTGGCGCTGCGCAACTCGCGCGAGCTGCGCCCGATCCGCCGCCCCGTCCCGCGCGAGGTCGTGCCGCTGGTGGCCACGATCAACGGGCTGTTCCAGCGCCTGTCGGACGAGCTGGACCGCAGGCGGGCCTTCATCTCGAACGCGGCGCATCAGCTGCGCAACCCGGTCGCGGCGATCCAGGCCCAGGCCGATTCGGCGCTGAACGCCCATGCGCCCCAGGACCGCCAGCAGCGCCTGACCGACCTGCAGGAACTGGCCCGCCGCCTGTCGCGCCTGACCCAGCAGCTGCTGCGGCTGGACGCGGCCAGCGACGGGCCGGGCGATGCGCGGGCCGGGCAGGGCGTGGTGGACCTGTCCCATCTGGTGGCCGATGTCGCGCGCCGCCACGTCCCCGCCGCCCTGCGCCGCGACCTGGAGCTGTCGCTGGAGGGCGCGGACGCCCCCCTGCCGGTCCGCGCCAATCCCGTCCTGCTGGAGGAGGCCGTCGACAACCTGATCGACAATGCCCTGAAATACGGCACCCCCGAGGGCAGCGCCCTGCGGCTGGAGCTGGGCCGCGACGGGGGCATGGCCACGCTGCGGGTCCGCGACCAAGGCTGCGGCATCCCCCCCGACCTGCATCAGGCGGTGTTCGACCGGTTCTTCCGCATCAGCACCGCCGATGACGGCGGGTCCGGTCTGGGCCTGCCCATCGTGCGCACCATCGCGCGCCGAGCGGGCGGGGATGCGCGGGTCGAGCCCTCGGATCGCGGCTGCGTCATCCTTCTGACCCTGCCATTGGCAGAGGCTGGCGCGGAAACGGGCAGAAAAAACTGA
- a CDS encoding response regulator transcription factor yields MRIVLIEDNQMLARAVEQALRQEGHSVDWLADGQDGIEFLTRDGADLAIVDMNLPRLAGLDVIRRLIAMGSDIPVLVLTARDGLEDRVAGLDAGADDYMTKPFEMAELCARVRALGRRRGKRGQMVETVGRLSFDRAGRRLSGPGGVIELSRRELALWEALFDNAERVVDKSALCDSIYGTGADVDVNAVELLVSRLRRKIEGAAVQIRAIRGLGYILQQDGG; encoded by the coding sequence ATGCGGATCGTGCTGATCGAAGACAACCAGATGCTGGCCCGCGCGGTCGAGCAGGCCCTGCGCCAGGAGGGTCATTCCGTCGATTGGCTGGCCGACGGCCAGGACGGGATCGAGTTCCTGACCCGCGATGGGGCGGATCTGGCCATCGTCGACATGAACCTGCCGCGGCTGGCCGGGCTGGACGTGATCCGCCGCCTGATCGCGATGGGGTCCGACATCCCGGTCCTGGTCCTGACCGCCCGCGACGGGCTGGAGGACCGGGTGGCGGGCCTGGACGCGGGCGCCGACGACTATATGACCAAGCCCTTCGAGATGGCGGAACTCTGTGCGCGGGTGCGCGCCTTGGGCCGGCGCCGCGGCAAGCGCGGCCAGATGGTCGAGACGGTGGGCCGGCTGTCCTTCGACCGCGCGGGCCGCCGCCTGTCCGGCCCCGGCGGCGTGATCGAGCTGTCGCGCCGCGAGCTGGCCCTGTGGGAGGCGCTTTTCGACAATGCCGAACGGGTGGTCGACAAATCCGCGCTCTGCGACAGCATCTATGGCACCGGCGCGGATGTGGACGTGAACGCGGTCGAGCTGCTGGTCTCGCGGCTGCGGCGCAAGATCGAGGGGGCCGCGGTCCAGATCCGCGCGATCCGGGGCCTGGGCTACATCCTGCAGCAGGACGGCGGATGA
- a CDS encoding Bug family tripartite tricarboxylate transporter substrate binding protein: MQDPSPARRIVGAVLSLVIAALPAGAQDLGAQDFPSGPLRMVIPFSEGGGSDVWARFHAPILSRHLPGQPPITVQNEPGGGGTRGSNAFATQAAPDGTTLLGTSGSSLFAWLLGDFRVRYDFADWTVLMASPTGGVVYVSDELGLSSWRDIDRLQDQRLVFASQGITSLDLVPMLAFRLLGFDAHYVFGYTGRGDGLEAMRHREVNIDYQTTSAYLRNVAPMVAAGEAVPLMTWGVVDAQGQVRRDPTFPDLPTLEELYEFRHGHPPSGPEYDAYRVFASAGFAAQKMLVLLGDTPAPIRDTWLEAIRAARTDPEYLDRAPEVLGAYQTLVGEEAEALARSVIRIDPGTRAFVLDLLASEYSVRLTE; this comes from the coding sequence ATGCAAGACCCATCGCCCGCCCGGCGCATCGTCGGGGCGGTCCTGTCGCTGGTCATCGCCGCGCTGCCGGCAGGAGCGCAGGATCTGGGGGCGCAGGACTTTCCGTCCGGCCCGCTGCGCATGGTCATCCCGTTTTCCGAGGGCGGCGGGTCCGATGTCTGGGCGCGGTTCCACGCCCCGATCCTGTCGCGCCACCTGCCCGGCCAGCCACCCATCACCGTCCAGAACGAACCCGGCGGCGGCGGCACGCGCGGATCGAACGCCTTCGCGACCCAGGCCGCGCCGGACGGGACGACGCTGCTGGGCACGTCGGGATCATCGCTGTTCGCTTGGCTGCTGGGCGATTTCCGGGTCCGCTACGATTTCGCGGATTGGACGGTGCTGATGGCCTCGCCCACCGGCGGGGTGGTCTATGTCTCGGACGAGCTGGGCCTGTCCTCGTGGCGCGACATCGACCGGCTGCAGGACCAGCGGCTGGTCTTTGCCAGCCAGGGGATCACCTCGCTGGACCTGGTGCCGATGCTGGCCTTCCGCCTGCTGGGCTTCGACGCGCATTACGTCTTCGGCTATACCGGCCGCGGCGACGGGCTGGAGGCGATGCGCCACCGCGAGGTGAACATCGACTATCAGACGACCTCGGCCTATCTGCGCAACGTGGCCCCCATGGTCGCGGCGGGCGAGGCCGTGCCGCTGATGACCTGGGGCGTGGTCGATGCCCAGGGACAGGTCCGGCGCGACCCGACCTTCCCCGACCTGCCGACGCTGGAGGAGCTCTACGAATTCCGCCACGGCCACCCGCCATCCGGGCCGGAATACGACGCCTATCGCGTCTTCGCCTCGGCGGGGTTCGCGGCGCAGAAGATGCTGGTCCTGCTCGGCGATACGCCCGCGCCCATCCGCGACACCTGGCTGGAGGCGATCCGCGCCGCCCGCACCGATCCCGAATATCTGGACCGCGCGCCCGAGGTGCTGGGCGCCTATCAGACGCTGGTGGGCGAGGAGGCCGAGGCCTTGGCCCGCAGCGTCATCCGCATCGACCCCGGGACGCGGGCCTTCGTGCTGGACCTGCTGGCCAGCGAATATTCGGTCAGGTTGACGGAGTAG